From Hippea alviniae EP5-r, the proteins below share one genomic window:
- the uvrC gene encoding excinuclease ABC subunit UvrC, with protein sequence MKIDLFKDHNLIKEIPTQSGVYIIKSEDDEILYIGKAKSLRDRLKSYLKPSDLDMFKISLVREASSVEIIVVNSELEALLLESNLIKEYRPPYNIVLRDDKSYPYLRISYSEKFPRLTIVRRVKQKGDFYFGPITPVDKLRTLVKLLKSSFKIIQKNDSQCQGSDRACIYYQMGKCTAPCIGAISRDKYLKLIDEIREILTNPSKIKKKLKSEIDRCVEELNFEKAIELRDKLKAIELLENKQTVSEIDEDFCDVVAFAEKDGIVCVYVMSVRFSNITGGRSFFFYQAHIDDEFIESFLTQYYLVSSQVIPDVIITDGLKDTNTLSKAISTLKNVQVIVPKKGKRRKLLEMALKNAKLNLDIHLNQFSENIRILSKLKERFGLLKMPHAIDIADISHINFENVVGGVVRYSISGFDKQMYRRYKLESKYESEAMEEMLSRHKKLLIRSSLKLPDILLVDGGVIQVKAAKRIFPEIIVLGIAKEKKDGLSKRSLGDVADKIYSEEGIIEIDEDLLKFFQKLRDEAHRFAVSYHRKKRKEYVLMSALDRIEFIGPKRKKALFEKFGNIDRLREADIDEIASVKGISRRIAEIIKEKLNEGG encoded by the coding sequence ATGAAGATTGATTTGTTTAAAGACCATAACCTTATAAAAGAGATACCTACACAATCCGGCGTCTATATCATAAAATCCGAAGACGATGAGATTTTATACATAGGCAAGGCAAAATCGCTAAGAGATAGGCTAAAAAGCTATCTGAAACCTTCCGATCTGGATATGTTCAAGATATCTCTTGTTAGAGAAGCTTCGTCAGTTGAGATTATCGTCGTAAACAGTGAGCTTGAAGCGTTGCTTCTTGAGTCAAACCTGATAAAAGAGTACAGACCGCCTTACAATATTGTTTTGAGAGACGATAAAAGCTATCCGTATTTGCGTATCAGTTATTCTGAAAAATTCCCGAGACTCACAATCGTAAGAAGAGTAAAGCAAAAGGGCGACTTTTACTTTGGGCCTATAACACCTGTTGATAAGCTGAGAACACTTGTTAAGTTGTTGAAATCATCGTTTAAGATTATTCAAAAAAACGACTCTCAATGCCAGGGCTCAGATAGGGCATGCATCTATTATCAGATGGGAAAGTGCACAGCACCCTGCATAGGAGCAATAAGCAGAGATAAGTATTTAAAGCTTATAGATGAGATAAGAGAAATTCTAACCAATCCGTCAAAAATCAAAAAGAAGCTAAAGAGTGAGATAGACAGGTGCGTTGAAGAGTTGAACTTTGAGAAGGCTATTGAGTTAAGGGATAAACTAAAAGCCATTGAGCTGCTTGAAAACAAGCAGACTGTAAGTGAGATAGACGAAGATTTCTGCGATGTTGTGGCATTTGCAGAAAAAGACGGCATCGTCTGTGTTTATGTGATGAGCGTAAGATTTTCAAACATAACAGGCGGCAGGAGTTTTTTCTTCTATCAGGCTCATATAGATGATGAGTTTATAGAGAGCTTTTTGACACAGTATTACCTTGTATCGTCGCAGGTTATACCTGATGTTATAATAACAGACGGCTTAAAAGATACAAATACTCTGAGTAAAGCCATATCAACGCTAAAAAATGTTCAGGTTATAGTGCCTAAAAAGGGTAAAAGAAGAAAACTGCTTGAGATGGCTTTGAAAAATGCCAAACTAAATCTCGACATCCACCTAAATCAGTTCTCAGAAAACATCAGAATACTCTCAAAACTAAAAGAGAGATTCGGTCTTTTAAAAATGCCACATGCGATAGACATAGCAGACATATCTCACATAAACTTTGAAAATGTCGTTGGCGGAGTTGTCAGATACAGTATAAGCGGATTTGATAAACAGATGTATAGAAGATACAAACTTGAGTCAAAATATGAGAGCGAAGCTATGGAAGAGATGTTGAGCAGGCATAAAAAGTTGCTAATCAGAAGCTCTTTAAAATTGCCTGACATTCTTCTTGTTGACGGCGGCGTTATTCAGGTAAAAGCAGCAAAAAGGATATTTCCGGAGATTATCGTTTTAGGCATAGCAAAAGAGAAAAAAGATGGTTTATCCAAGCGCTCTTTGGGTGATGTGGCTGACAAAATTTATTCAGAAGAAGGCATAATTGAGATAGATGAAGATTTGCTTAAGTTTTTCCAAAAACTCAGAGACGAAGCGCATAGGTTTGCCGTAAGCTATCATAGAAAAAAGAGAAAAGAGTATGTTTTAATGAGTGCGCTGGATAGAATAGAGTTTATAGGCCCAAAAAGAAAGAAGGCTTTATTTGAAAAATTCGGTAATATTGATAGACTAAGAGAAGCTGACATAGATGAGATTGCATCTGTTAAAGGCATAAGCAGAAGGATTGCCGAGATAATAAAAGAGAAGCTAAACGAAGGAGGGTAA
- a CDS encoding cupin domain-containing protein: MSFSAQCLTGKMNAFENIRLADEEIFETITKSEYVRIERIISNGQKSPEGFFYDQDEYEFVLLLEGEAELFFKEKGRVRLKKGDYLVIEPHELHRVEYTSKPAIWLAVFYR; this comes from the coding sequence ATGAGTTTTTCGGCTCAGTGTTTAACTGGAAAGATGAATGCATTTGAAAATATAAGGCTTGCAGACGAAGAGATTTTTGAGACGATAACAAAAAGCGAATATGTCAGGATAGAAAGAATTATCTCAAATGGCCAGAAATCGCCTGAAGGTTTCTTTTACGACCAGGATGAGTATGAGTTTGTTTTACTGCTTGAAGGTGAAGCCGAGCTGTTCTTTAAAGAAAAGGGCAGGGTTAGGCTCAAAAAAGGCGATTATTTAGTCATAGAGCCACACGAACTTCACAGAGTCGAATATACTTCAAAACCTGCCATCTGGCTTGCTGTTTTCTATAGATGA
- the purL gene encoding phosphoribosylformylglycinamidine synthase subunit PurL, giving the protein MNLEEKLNAIGLKIEEYELLKEKLGREPEDIELEIASAMWSEHCSYKSSKIHLKKLPTKGKRVIIGPGENAGVVDIDDGFVAVFKMESHNHPSFIEPYQGAATGVGGILRDVFTMGARPVMNLDGLFFGSIDYPRTKYLIDGVVRGIGDYGNCVGVPTVGGMTFFDESYNTNNLVNAFTLGIGRKEKIFLGMAKGIGNPVFYVGSKTGKDGIHGATMASNSFDDNAEEERPAVQVGDPFTEKLLIEACLELMDKDIIEGIQDMGAAGLTSSSFEMADRGGVGLDLYLDKVPTREKMTPSEIMLSESQERMLVIAKKGKEEEVKRIFKKWNLDAEVIGKVTDTKRIRLFYENKLVADIDVEFMVSNAPVYNRETKEPAYIKEKEGFDFDSIKEPSDYNGVLLKLIKSPEFANKEPLYEQYDATVQTNTILRPGSDAAVIRVKESKKGVAATIDVNPRYVFLNPDKGTQLSFLEAYRNLITTGAEPIALTDCLNFGNPENPEIMWQFKESIEGLKKACETMEVPVVSGNVSFYNETSGKNILPTPSIGMVGIINKPLNAASIGFKKIGSDVCMIGRIEEKELGGSAYLKWIYGKIEGKLPKINYETHKKLKSVMIEATEKGYILSAHDVSEGGIAICLAEMVLKGKTGAKVKLDIKDRADFYLFSETQGVIIVETDDSDKLKELCDKAGLDFSIIGKTIEQRLIINDIIDIDRTTLKKNNDEFFGSVFNWKDECI; this is encoded by the coding sequence ATGAATCTGGAGGAAAAGCTAAACGCAATAGGTTTGAAGATAGAAGAATACGAACTATTAAAAGAAAAATTGGGCAGAGAGCCAGAAGATATAGAGCTTGAGATAGCATCTGCCATGTGGAGTGAGCATTGCAGCTATAAGTCTTCGAAAATTCATTTGAAAAAGTTGCCCACAAAAGGCAAAAGGGTAATTATTGGGCCTGGTGAAAATGCCGGTGTTGTCGATATAGATGACGGTTTTGTTGCAGTATTCAAGATGGAATCGCACAATCACCCGAGTTTCATAGAGCCTTATCAGGGTGCAGCCACGGGAGTGGGTGGAATTCTAAGGGATGTTTTCACTATGGGTGCAAGGCCTGTGATGAATCTTGACGGCCTTTTTTTTGGCTCGATTGATTATCCAAGAACAAAATACCTGATAGACGGCGTTGTGCGTGGAATAGGTGATTACGGAAACTGTGTTGGAGTGCCAACTGTTGGTGGTATGACATTCTTTGATGAGTCATACAATACAAACAACCTTGTCAATGCATTCACGCTCGGCATAGGCAGAAAAGAGAAGATATTCTTAGGCATGGCAAAGGGTATAGGCAATCCTGTTTTTTATGTTGGCTCAAAAACAGGTAAAGACGGGATTCACGGTGCGACAATGGCGTCAAACTCCTTCGACGACAACGCAGAAGAAGAAAGACCTGCCGTTCAGGTGGGAGATCCGTTTACGGAAAAACTCCTAATTGAAGCATGCCTTGAGTTGATGGATAAAGATATAATCGAAGGTATTCAGGATATGGGTGCAGCGGGTTTGACTTCAAGCTCGTTTGAGATGGCAGACAGGGGAGGTGTCGGGCTTGATTTGTATTTAGACAAGGTGCCGACAAGGGAGAAAATGACGCCAAGTGAGATAATGTTATCTGAATCGCAGGAGAGAATGCTTGTTATAGCAAAAAAAGGCAAAGAGGAAGAAGTCAAAAGGATATTCAAGAAGTGGAATCTTGACGCTGAAGTTATAGGCAAAGTAACCGACACAAAAAGAATAAGGTTGTTTTATGAAAACAAGCTTGTTGCCGATATAGATGTTGAGTTTATGGTATCAAACGCACCGGTTTACAACAGAGAGACAAAAGAACCGGCATACATAAAAGAGAAAGAAGGTTTTGATTTTGATTCGATAAAAGAACCCAGCGATTACAATGGCGTTTTGCTAAAGCTTATAAAGAGTCCTGAGTTTGCAAATAAAGAGCCGTTGTATGAGCAGTATGATGCCACCGTCCAGACGAATACGATTTTAAGACCCGGAAGCGATGCTGCCGTTATAAGGGTTAAAGAGTCAAAAAAGGGCGTTGCTGCGACGATTGATGTAAATCCGAGATATGTATTTTTAAATCCTGATAAAGGCACTCAGCTCTCCTTTTTAGAAGCATACAGAAATCTTATAACAACAGGTGCAGAACCTATAGCCTTAACGGATTGCTTAAACTTCGGAAATCCAGAAAACCCAGAAATCATGTGGCAGTTTAAAGAGTCAATCGAAGGGTTAAAAAAGGCTTGCGAAACTATGGAAGTGCCGGTCGTTAGTGGAAATGTGAGCTTTTATAATGAAACAAGCGGCAAAAATATACTCCCGACACCGTCAATCGGCATGGTTGGAATAATCAACAAGCCGTTAAACGCTGCAAGTATCGGTTTTAAAAAGATAGGCAGTGATGTCTGTATGATTGGCAGGATAGAAGAGAAAGAACTTGGCGGTTCTGCTTATCTTAAGTGGATATACGGCAAAATAGAAGGCAAACTGCCAAAGATAAATTACGAAACCCATAAAAAGCTCAAAAGCGTTATGATTGAAGCAACAGAGAAGGGATATATCTTATCTGCTCACGATGTTTCAGAAGGCGGTATAGCAATCTGCTTAGCTGAGATGGTTTTGAAAGGAAAAACAGGAGCCAAAGTCAAGCTTGACATAAAAGACAGAGCCGATTTTTATCTGTTTAGCGAAACTCAGGGCGTTATAATCGTTGAGACGGACGATTCCGATAAGCTAAAAGAGTTGTGCGACAAAGCGGGGCTTGATTTTAGCATAATAGGAAAAACTATAGAACAAAGACTAATCATAAACGACATTATAGATATCGACAGAACAACTTTAAAAAAGAACAACGATGAGTTTTTCGGCTCAGTGTTTAACTGGAAAGATGAATGCATTTGA